Proteins co-encoded in one endosymbiont 'TC1' of Trimyema compressum genomic window:
- a CDS encoding SDR family oxidoreductase, which produces MIHLFEDCKAQVEVNLNGTFYCTKAVLPHMLKKEYGKILNIASAGAKIVFPGFGAYGASKAGIVSFTGILSEEVKLKNINVNAMYLGMLTLSILAKE; this is translated from the coding sequence TTGATACATCTGTTTGAGGATTGTAAGGCTCAAGTTGAAGTGAATTTAAATGGTACTTTCTATTGTACAAAGGCTGTTTTACCTCATATGCTTAAAAAAGAATATGGTAAAATTTTAAATATTGCATCTGCAGGTGCTAAAATTGTATTCCCAGGCTTTGGTGCTTATGGCGCTTCAAAAGCTGGAATTGTTAGTTTTACTGGTATTTTATCTGAAGAGGTTAAGTTAAAAAACATTAACGTAAATGCAATGTATTTAGGTATGTTAACACTGAGTATACTCGCGAAAGAATAG
- the tyrS gene encoding tyrosine--tRNA ligase, whose translation MEVDLVEQSLEKQMSIIKRGAVEIIPEEELVKKVKKAIKDNKPLKVKLGLDPSAPDIHLGHTVVLQKMKQFQDLGHDIYIIIGDFTGRIGDPSGKSSARKQLTQEEVLINSETYKTQIFKVLDPDKTKLVFNSEWLATFSFEDVIRLAAKTTVARILERDDFQTRYKNNQPIGVHEFFYPLMQGYDSVALEADVELGGNDQKFNLLMGRQIQKEYDLPGQIAITMPILEGLDGVQKMSKSLGNYVGVDEAPNEIFGKLMSIKDEFICRYFELATQISMDEIEQMREAMDNGANPRNYKIALAKEIITTYHSKEAADEAEKNFIQVFSKNQIPEDIPEYRFTEDKEEIYWIPKLLHILKLVSSTSEGKRMFEQGAVRINSAKAENSQLKVEDQMVIQVGKRKFVKIVF comes from the coding sequence ATGGAGGTAGATTTGGTGGAGCAATCACTAGAAAAGCAAATGAGTATAATCAAAAGAGGAGCAGTTGAAATTATACCTGAAGAAGAATTAGTTAAAAAGGTAAAAAAAGCTATTAAGGATAATAAACCTTTAAAGGTGAAGCTGGGATTAGATCCTTCTGCGCCAGATATTCATTTAGGTCATACAGTTGTTTTGCAGAAGATGAAACAATTTCAAGATTTAGGTCATGATATCTATATTATTATTGGAGACTTCACTGGAAGAATAGGTGATCCTTCTGGAAAATCTTCTGCCAGAAAGCAGCTGACCCAAGAAGAGGTATTGATTAATAGTGAGACTTATAAAACTCAAATCTTCAAAGTCTTGGACCCTGATAAGACTAAGCTGGTTTTTAATAGTGAATGGTTGGCTACCTTTTCTTTTGAAGATGTTATTCGTTTAGCAGCGAAAACTACAGTTGCTAGAATTTTAGAAAGAGATGATTTTCAAACTAGATATAAAAATAATCAACCCATTGGTGTTCATGAATTTTTCTATCCATTAATGCAAGGTTATGATTCTGTTGCTTTGGAAGCTGATGTTGAATTAGGAGGAAATGATCAGAAGTTTAACCTTCTAATGGGACGGCAAATCCAAAAGGAATATGATTTACCTGGACAAATTGCTATAACAATGCCAATTTTAGAAGGCCTAGATGGTGTTCAAAAAATGAGTAAGTCTTTGGGTAATTATGTAGGGGTTGATGAAGCGCCTAATGAAATTTTTGGTAAACTCATGTCTATTAAAGATGAGTTTATTTGCCGATATTTTGAATTAGCTACACAGATCTCTATGGATGAAATTGAGCAAATGAGAGAAGCAATGGATAATGGAGCGAATCCTCGAAATTATAAAATTGCTTTAGCTAAAGAAATAATTACAACATATCATAGTAAGGAAGCAGCAGATGAAGCTGAAAAAAATTTCATTCAAGTTTTTTCTAAGAACCAGATACCAGAGGATATTCCTGAATATAGGTTTACAGAAGATAAGGAAGAAATCTACTGGATTCCCAAGCTGTTGCATATTCTTAAATTAGTTTCTTCTACATCAGAAGGAAAAAGAATGTTTGAACAAGGTGCTGTTCGTATTAATAGTGCGAAGGCTGAAAATAGTCAATTGAAGGTAGAAGACCAAATGGTTATTCAAGTTGGTAAGCGGAAATTTGTAAAAATAGTATTTTAA
- a CDS encoding GntR family transcriptional regulator yields the protein MDKRFLTKTEYVYMELKEKIGNGHFKKDEIYTVIDIAEQIGVSRTPVSGAIKILESEGYVVLYPGLGFKIKETSVAEARESLLISGALEKVAFNYLIENSVVNTKILKDLRALVAESAEAIKNGDREGCVASANAYHNNVYGLVDLPQVKKLLKDHAFLHENWYKSAVTYCSDRIVVLVEDHNKILDALGDNDLNQLNYIIKNHEEHCFEALKEVLLKGGIS from the coding sequence ATGGATAAAAGATTTCTTACTAAAACAGAGTATGTCTATATGGAGCTAAAAGAAAAGATTGGAAATGGACATTTTAAAAAAGATGAAATATATACTGTGATTGATATTGCAGAGCAAATCGGTGTGAGTAGAACACCTGTTAGTGGCGCCATTAAAATTTTAGAATCTGAAGGCTATGTGGTTTTATATCCTGGCTTAGGTTTTAAGATAAAAGAAACTTCAGTTGCTGAAGCTAGAGAGAGTTTACTTATTTCTGGCGCATTAGAGAAAGTAGCCTTTAATTATCTTATTGAAAATAGCGTTGTTAATACTAAAATACTGAAAGATTTGAGAGCCTTAGTAGCTGAAAGTGCAGAGGCCATTAAAAACGGGGATAGAGAGGGCTGTGTTGCAAGTGCTAATGCTTATCATAATAATGTCTATGGCTTAGTTGATTTACCCCAAGTTAAAAAACTATTAAAAGATCACGCATTCTTACATGAAAATTGGTATAAATCAGCTGTAACTTATTGTTCTGATAGAATAGTTGTGTTAGTTGAAGATCACAATAAGATATTAGATGCATTAGGAGACAATGATTTAAATCAGTTGAATTATATAATTAAAAACCATGAAGAACACTGCTTTGAAGCTTTAAAAGAAGTGTTATTAAAAGGAGGTATATCATGA
- a CDS encoding IS3 family transposase, giving the protein MRIKNSVSLFSEICHLTKRRIGPSKIKALLSYDYGINISIGRASRLMTDMNLPKMPTIKLRFIHPRSIPNFDCPNYLNQNFNVPQPNQVWASDITYINLNASFAYLCVIMDLFSRKIIAWKLSLKIDTSLVKDTFIKAFYSQKPSTSLIFHSDRGSQYTSFIFRKLLDSFGIIQSFSKLSHPWDNAVVESFLNI; this is encoded by the coding sequence TTGAGAATTAAAAACTCCGTCAGCTTATTCTCGGAGATTTGTCATCTTACTAAGAGACGTATTGGCCCATCTAAGATTAAGGCTCTTCTTTCCTATGACTATGGCATCAACATCAGTATTGGTAGAGCGAGCCGCCTGATGACTGACATGAATCTTCCTAAAATGCCTACTATCAAACTTCGGTTTATTCATCCGAGGTCTATTCCCAATTTTGATTGCCCTAACTACCTAAATCAAAATTTTAATGTTCCTCAGCCCAATCAAGTCTGGGCTAGTGACATTACCTATATTAATTTAAATGCCTCTTTTGCTTATCTCTGTGTTATTATGGATTTATTTTCTCGTAAAATTATTGCTTGGAAGCTCTCTCTTAAAATTGATACTTCTCTTGTTAAGGATACTTTTATCAAAGCCTTTTATTCTCAAAAACCTTCTACTTCTCTTATTTTTCATTCTGACAGAGGTTCCCAATATACTTCTTTTATCTTTAGAAAGCTCCTTGATTCTTTTGGTATCATTCAATCTTTTTCTAAGCTTTCTCATCCTTGGGACAATGCTGTCGTTGAGTCCTTTTTAAATATATGA
- a CDS encoding BMP family ABC transporter substrate-binding protein: MIGHGYEWGYALVEAAKEYPDIKFIQIGGSRGTEAPNLTSAEFKGYELGYMVGKVAASLSGENKKLGFAGDAKIQTLTAEVFAIKAAVKETDPSIEVIDVYTGSWADIAAGKKLLNS, from the coding sequence ATTATTGGTCATGGCTACGAGTGGGGGTATGCATTAGTAGAAGCGGCTAAAGAATATCCTGATATTAAGTTTATTCAAATTGGTGGATCAAGGGGAACTGAGGCCCCAAATTTAACTTCGGCAGAATTCAAAGGGTATGAGCTTGGTTATATGGTAGGTAAAGTAGCGGCCTCTTTATCAGGTGAAAATAAAAAACTTGGATTTGCTGGTGATGCTAAAATTCAAACTCTTACTGCAGAAGTTTTCGCAATCAAAGCCGCTGTAAAAGAAACAGATCCAAGTATAGAAGTTATTGATGTTTACACAGGCAGTTGGGCAGATATTGCAGCAGGAAAAAAGCTGCTGAACAGTTAA
- a CDS encoding amidohydrolase family protein has protein sequence MNCNSEEIKNGAVAIKGSRFVAVGKTSEIDAGFSAEEIQDGSNKALFPGFINSHGHLFQNLLKGLGRDRKLLDWLNASIKKTLPYIDAEDVFIVATAGCMESMESGVTTFLDYMYCHGTSLEALDDAVIEAFRNTGMRGEARKGSYSSGRIRLSC, from the coding sequence ATGAATTGCAATAGCGAGGAAATTAAAAATGGGGCAGTAGCTATTAAAGGCAGTCGTTTTGTTGCTGTTGGAAAAACTTCTGAAATTGATGCAGGTTTTTCAGCGGAAGAAATTCAGGATGGCTCTAATAAAGCCTTGTTTCCTGGCTTTATTAATAGTCATGGTCATCTTTTTCAAAACTTATTGAAAGGATTGGGACGGGATCGCAAGCTCTTAGATTGGTTAAATGCATCTATCAAAAAAACTTTGCCCTACATTGATGCAGAAGATGTTTTTATAGTTGCTACAGCTGGTTGCATGGAGAGTATGGAAAGTGGCGTAACTACTTTTCTCGATTATATGTATTGCCATGGCACTAGTTTAGAAGCATTAGATGATGCTGTCATAGAAGCTTTTCGTAATACAGGTATGAGGGGGGAAGCTAGGAAGGGCTCATACTCAAGTGGAAGGATTAGGTTGTCCTGTTGA
- a CDS encoding SDR family NAD(P)-dependent oxidoreductase, protein MKRFENKVAIVTGAGRGLGAQYAKDLAKEGAITVIFDIREDDIKTVAEIKAAGGRADGYVADITDVDKVNNLV, encoded by the coding sequence ATGAAGCGTTTTGAAAACAAAGTAGCAATTGTTACAGGTGCTGGTCGTGGATTAGGAGCCCAGTATGCTAAGGATTTAGCTAAAGAGGGTGCAATTACTGTTATTTTCGATATAAGAGAAGATGACATAAAAACTGTTGCTGAAATTAAAGCAGCAGGTGGCAGAGCAGACGGATACGTTGCTGATATTACTGACGTAGATAAGGTTAATAACCTTGTTTAA
- a CDS encoding transglycosylase domain-containing protein, which yields MSKTKNTSISKEDIDIKKKKTSRLRKGLYVLFTGAAILLGGFTLGVTVYSGNIARNLEAVSPETLTFDLTSTFYDNAGNMVADRYGTENRSWATFDELPKNFINAVVAIEDRSFWSHEGVDPIGIIRAIFSNFKAGGVKEGASTLTQQLAKNVLIDQSDRTAQVMSRKIKEGLIALGLEEVMSKEDIITYYVNVINYGESSYGIKAAAKTYFGKELSELTLEEAAILAGTPQSPSDQNPIANMDKAIARRNDVLNAMSTAGYITKKEAETAKATAIALNPTRTNAGTQYGYFIDSAIGEAGDILKEKGLASLYTGGYSIYTTLDTRGQQLLEKYFADPNYFPNEVNGELAQGAMVVYNQKNGQVRAIQGGRQYEAQLGLNRALSKERLAGSTFKPIAAYGPGIELGLTANDTYVDGPININGYQPKNACGNYSGAVTVRTAIQNSINTVAVQVLNDISTEKGYDFATRLGIDMPTESSEYLSMALGGAAAVSPIEMARAFGTFGNEGMREKAHFITKIVNSKGAVVYEYQPENKQVISPTVAWYITDLLQSVVSSGTGAQSKLPITMAGKTGTTELPGVSGGNKDLWFIGYTPSITASVWIGFDKPNAQNALYDQYGGGYCARLWKAFMSEYLAPLEDQPFTKPNPLETIPRNFQKKNIIGSSAPKKEDKKEDKKEDKKEDKKEDKKEDKKEDTTTNTVVTTPAPVTPTPAEPEKPVDPVKPVDPVKPVDPKKSITPTP from the coding sequence ATGAGTAAAACTAAAAACACTAGCATTTCCAAAGAGGATATCGATATTAAAAAGAAAAAAACATCTAGGTTAAGAAAAGGGCTTTATGTGCTGTTTACAGGAGCAGCTATTCTTTTAGGAGGATTTACATTAGGTGTTACTGTATATAGTGGTAACATCGCCAGAAACTTGGAAGCAGTCAGCCCCGAAACACTTACATTTGATTTGACTTCTACCTTTTATGATAATGCTGGTAATATGGTTGCTGATAGATACGGCACTGAAAACAGATCTTGGGCAACTTTTGATGAATTGCCAAAAAATTTTATTAATGCAGTAGTAGCTATAGAAGATAGAAGCTTTTGGAGTCATGAGGGTGTAGATCCAATTGGCATTATTAGAGCAATATTTTCAAATTTTAAAGCAGGCGGCGTCAAAGAAGGAGCCAGTACTTTGACACAACAATTAGCTAAGAATGTTCTAATAGATCAATCTGATAGAACAGCTCAAGTAATGAGTAGAAAAATCAAAGAAGGCCTTATTGCTCTTGGGCTAGAAGAAGTTATGAGCAAAGAAGACATTATTACCTATTATGTGAACGTTATTAACTATGGTGAATCCTCCTATGGTATTAAAGCAGCAGCTAAAACATATTTTGGCAAAGAACTCTCCGAATTAACATTAGAAGAAGCTGCTATTCTTGCAGGAACACCTCAGTCTCCTAGTGATCAAAATCCTATTGCCAATATGGACAAAGCAATAGCAAGAAGAAATGATGTATTAAACGCCATGTCCACTGCAGGCTATATCACAAAGAAAGAAGCAGAAACTGCAAAGGCTACAGCAATTGCACTTAATCCAACAAGAACTAATGCCGGTACACAATATGGTTACTTTATTGATAGTGCTATTGGAGAAGCAGGCGACATACTAAAAGAAAAAGGACTAGCTTCATTATATACAGGTGGATACTCTATCTACACAACATTAGATACTCGAGGACAACAATTACTTGAAAAGTATTTTGCTGACCCAAACTATTTTCCAAACGAAGTTAATGGCGAACTAGCTCAAGGTGCAATGGTTGTTTATAATCAAAAAAATGGTCAGGTTAGAGCCATTCAAGGAGGTCGACAATATGAAGCTCAGCTAGGTTTAAACAGAGCATTATCTAAAGAAAGACTGGCTGGTTCAACATTTAAACCAATTGCAGCTTATGGGCCTGGAATTGAATTAGGCCTAACGGCCAATGATACTTATGTAGATGGTCCAATTAACATTAATGGCTATCAACCAAAAAATGCTTGCGGTAACTACAGTGGAGCAGTTACAGTTAGAACAGCTATTCAAAACTCCATTAACACAGTTGCTGTTCAAGTCCTAAATGATATTAGTACTGAAAAAGGTTATGATTTTGCTACACGATTAGGCATAGATATGCCAACTGAAAGTTCTGAGTATCTAAGTATGGCTTTAGGTGGTGCAGCAGCAGTCTCTCCAATTGAAATGGCCAGAGCTTTTGGAACATTTGGCAATGAAGGTATGAGAGAAAAAGCGCACTTCATTACAAAGATTGTTAACAGTAAAGGTGCTGTTGTTTATGAATACCAACCAGAAAACAAGCAAGTTATTTCACCAACAGTGGCTTGGTACATAACAGATTTATTACAGTCAGTTGTTTCATCAGGTACAGGCGCTCAATCAAAACTGCCAATTACAATGGCTGGCAAAACAGGTACAACAGAACTTCCAGGCGTGTCTGGTGGTAACAAAGACCTTTGGTTCATTGGTTATACACCATCAATTACTGCTTCTGTTTGGATAGGATTTGACAAACCAAATGCCCAAAATGCATTATATGATCAATATGGTGGTGGCTACTGTGCTAGACTATGGAAAGCATTTATGTCTGAATATTTAGCGCCTCTTGAAGATCAGCCATTTACAAAACCTAATCCATTAGAAACTATTCCTAGAAATTTCCAGAAGAAAAACATTATAGGATCGTCCGCTCCTAAGAAAGAAGATAAGAAAGAAGATAAGAAAGAAGATAAGAAAGAAGATAAGAAAGAAGATAAGAAAGAAGATAAGAAAGAAGATACTACAACTAATACAGTTGTTACAACTCCAGCGCCAGTTACACCAACCCCTGCCGAACCAGAAAAACCAGTTGATCCAGTAAAGCCTGTTGATCCAGTAAAGCCTGTTGATCCAAAAAAATCTATCACACCAACTCCATAA
- a CDS encoding transposase yields MNNYKKYDEEFKKSIVNLHQNGKTQSQLSKEYGVSMSALHKWIKLYSQVRIDDDTILTAKQIKDLQKRNARL; encoded by the coding sequence ATGAATAATTACAAGAAATACGATGAAGAATTTAAAAAAAGTATTGTTAATTTACACCAAAACGGTAAAACTCAATCCCAACTTTCTAAAGAATATGGTGTCTCCATGTCTGCTTTACACAAGTGGATTAAACTTTATTCTCAGGTTAGAATTGATGATGATACTATTCTAACCGCTAAGCAGATTAAGGATCTTCAAAAGCGTAATGCTCGACTCTAG
- a CDS encoding amidohydrolase family protein — translation MILASGFAPIGAFHESGLDVGIATDGAASNDSLNYLEVLKSTATIHKGFTEDATVISAETVLKMATIEGVRVIGREKDLGSIEVGKKLTALFLTPLDLLMEHLAMIILLI, via the coding sequence ATGATTTTAGCAAGTGGTTTTGCTCCAATTGGAGCGTTTCATGAATCTGGATTAGATGTTGGAATTGCTACGGATGGCGCTGCTAGTAATGATAGTTTAAATTACTTAGAAGTCTTAAAATCAACGGCTACAATTCATAAGGGGTTTACAGAAGATGCTACCGTTATATCAGCTGAAACTGTTTTAAAAATGGCAACAATTGAAGGGGTAAGAGTAATTGGTAGAGAAAAAGACTTAGGTTCAATTGAAGTTGGAAAAAAGCTGACTGCTTTATTTTTAACTCCGCTGGATCTCTTAATGGAACACCTTGCTATGATTATATTACTAATCTAG
- a CDS encoding lipoyl protein ligase domain-containing protein: MKIKPFPAPAYNWDSQLLEAMSREKKLIKIEPIHSSFVVLGRVTPHEPDILMDHCRQDNVPIYRRKGGGGAVLLFPGVAVITAAFKKERREELVEIEVFLNGIVAKIQSGILKTMDIPLNIKGMGDLCIENKKILGSSVYSTRDFISYYGIKK; the protein is encoded by the coding sequence ATGAAAATAAAACCCTTTCCTGCCCCTGCCTATAATTGGGATAGCCAATTATTAGAGGCAATGTCAAGAGAGAAGAAATTGATTAAAATTGAACCAATACACTCTTCTTTTGTTGTTCTAGGCAGAGTAACACCACATGAACCGGATATTTTGATGGATCATTGTCGACAAGACAACGTGCCTATTTATAGGCGCAAAGGGGGAGGGGGAGCTGTACTCCTCTTCCCAGGTGTTGCTGTAATTACAGCAGCTTTTAAAAAAGAAAGAAGAGAAGAACTTGTAGAAATAGAAGTCTTTTTAAATGGTATTGTTGCAAAAATACAAAGTGGCATTCTCAAGACTATGGATATTCCTTTAAATATAAAAGGTATGGGGGATTTATGTATTGAGAATAAAAAGATACTAGGCTCCAGTGTGTATAGCACAAGAGATTTTATTAGTTATTACGGTATAAAAAAGTGA
- a CDS encoding methenyltetrahydromethanopterin cyclohydrolase, which yields MAISINKEAMKLVRFVLENEEKLGVVSSKLPSGTTVIDMGIKAKGSYEAGIKFCEICFGNLSTVQLGTWELDEVHSFSAVEVYVSDLDHSVLLSQLAGWSLEKGPFAAIGSGPARAKKHNCL from the coding sequence ATGGCTATAAGTATTAATAAAGAAGCAATGAAGCTTGTTAGATTTGTTTTAGAAAATGAGGAAAAACTAGGTGTTGTTAGTTCGAAACTACCATCGGGAACAACGGTTATTGATATGGGCATTAAAGCCAAAGGAAGCTACGAGGCAGGTATTAAGTTCTGTGAAATCTGTTTTGGTAATTTATCAACTGTACAATTAGGTACATGGGAACTTGATGAGGTTCATTCCTTTAGTGCTGTTGAAGTCTATGTAAGCGACTTAGACCATAGTGTTTTACTGTCACAGCTTGCTGGTTGGTCACTTGAAAAAGGCCCTTTTGCTGCCATTGGATCGGGTCCGGCAAGAGCAAAAAAGCACAATTGTCTCTAG